CCTTTGAAACGCGGGGTGAAGGTGACGGTGGTGTCGGCGTTGGTATCGAGGTAGTTCTTCGCGAAATCCGTCGTCCCATCGTCCTTCTCGAGGACCAGATGGCCGACGCGCAGGTCGGGCGAAGGCGCCCCGGCGATCACGTGGATATCCACGTCGCGATCGCGGGCCCAGAAAAGATCCACTATAGGCATACCTATCCTCCCGGCAGAAGCCGGCGGGGCATGGCGCCAGTCAGGATCGCATCTTCCTACGAAGGCACAAACGAAGCGACGGGGCCGGCGAATGGGAGCCCCTTAAGACGTTATTCCAGGGTGTGAGCGTGCGTGCGAGAAAGGACAGCAAGACCGGAAGTGGGCACTACCCGGCCCTGCCCCACAATCTAGCTCATCCGATTCACAGAAGCTTCACGCCCCATAAAAAATGTTGGATGGGGGATGTTGGGTGCGGGTTTTGGGATGCAGGATGCGGGTTTTGGGATGCAAGATGCAGGATGCAGGATGTTGGATGCGGGTTTTGGGATGCAAGATGCAGGAGTTGGATGCTAGCTGCGGTATCTTGCATCCTGCATCCTGCATCCTGCATCATCCCCCATCCCCCAAGCCCCTTTCCCGTAATGGCGCTAAAAACGTCGGGAAGTGGCCATACCCGGATCCGTCTATCGCGCCTCGCGTTTCGCACCTCTCCGCGAACACCCTTTTTTTGATACATAGATGGACATCTCCTCAGCCCCCTCGCTCGCCGAACTGACCTCGCGCGACCCGTCGCACGACGTCCTTCGCCACGAGCCCCGCTCCCTCAAGCCGCTTTTCGAGCCCCGGAGCGTCGCCGTCATCGGCGCCACCGAAAAGCCCCACACCGTCGGCCGGACGTTGCTCTGGAATCTGATCAGCAGCCCGTTCGGCGGGACGGTTTATCCCGTCAACCCCAAGCGCCCGAGCATCCTGGGCATCAAGGCGTACCCGACCGTGGCCGACGTGCCGGAGCAGGTCGACCTCGCGGTCATCGCCACGCCGGCCCACACGGTGCCCGACGTCATGCGCGAGTGCGCGGCGGCCGGCGTGAAGGGGGCGATCATCATCTCGGCCGGCTTCAAGGAGCGCGGCCCCGAGGGCGTCGCGCTCGAGACCGAGGTGATGGACATCGCGCGGCGGGGCCGCATGCGCCTCATCGGCCCCAACTGCCTCGGCGTGATGCACCCCCCGACGGGGCTCAACGCCACTTTCGCCAGCGCGACGGCGCTGCCGGGATCCGTCGGCTTCATCAGCCAGAGCGGCGCGCTCTGCACCTCGATCCTCGACTGGAGTTTTCAGGAAAACGTCGGCTTCAGCGCCTTCATCTCGGTCGGCTCGATGCTCGACGTCGGCTGGGGGGACCTGATCTACTACCTCGGCGAAGACCCGAAGACGCGGAGCATCGTCATCTACATGGAGTCGATCGGCGACCCGCGCTCGTTTATGTCGGCCGCCCGCGAGGTGGCCCTCAGCAAGCCGATCATCGTGATCAAGGCCGGCCGGACCGAGGAGGCCTCCAAGGCCGCCTCCTCCCATACCGGCGCCCTGACCGGCAGCGACGAGGTGCTCGACGCCGCCTTCCGCCGCTGCGGCGTGCTCCGGGTGGACCGGATCTCGGATCTCTTTTTCATGTCGGAGATCCTCTCGAAGCAGCCGCCCCCGAAAGGCCCACGCCTGACCATCGTCACCAACGCCGGCGGCCCCGGCGTGCTCGCCACCGACGCGCTCCTGACGAGCGGCGGGAAGCTGGCCTCGCTGTCCGATGCCGGCATCGAGCGGCTCAACAAGGTGCTGCCCGAGACGTGGAGCCACGCCAACCCGATCGACCTCATCGGCGACGCCTCGCCGCAGCGCTACAGCGACACCCTCAAGATCCTGGCCGACGAAAAGGACAGCGACGGCATCCTCGTCATCCTGTCCCCACAGGCCATGACCTCCCCCACGGAGACGGCCCGCGAGATCCGCGACCTCATGCACGCCAGCAAGCTGCCGACGCTCGCCAGCTGGATGGGCGGCGAGAGCATCGAGCAGGGCGAGAAGATGCTCAACGAGGTGGGTATCCCGACGTTCAACTACCCGGATACCGCCGCGCGCATGTTTTCCTACATGTGGCAGCACGCCTACCGGCTCGCGGCGCTGTATGAGACGCCCGACTTTCCCGTGCACCCCGGCGAGGCGCCGCCGGCGTTCGACGCGGCCAACGCCCTCATCGCCTCCGTCCACGCCGACGGCCGCGCCCTGCTCAACGAATACGAATCCAAACAGCTGTTGGCGGCCTACGGCATCCCGACCGTGCCGACCGTGCTCGCCCTCGACGCCGACGCCGCCGTCGCCCACGCCGAAACGCTCGGCTACCCGGTCGTGCTGAAGCTGCTTTCCAACACGATCACGCACAAGACCGACGTCGGCGGCGTCCGCCTCAACCTGGGCGCCGAAGCGCAGGTGCGCGAGGCCTTCGAGGCGATCCGCACCGCGGTAACCACGCACTACAGCGCCGGCGATTTCCTCGGGGTGACGGTGCAGCCGATGATCCCGCTCGACGGATACGAGCTGATCGTCGGCAGCACGATGGACCCCCAGTTCGGTCCGGTGATGCTGTTCGGGACCGGCGGGTCGCTCGTGGAGGTCTTCAAGGACCGCGCGCTGGGGCTGCCACCGCTCAACACCACGCTCGCGCGGCGCATCATGGAGCGGACGAAGATCTACCGGGCGCTCGAAGGCGTCCGCGGCCGGCCGCCGGTGGACCGCGGCGCGCTGGAACGCCTGATGGTGCGGTTCAGCCAGCTCGTCGTGGAGAACCGGCTCATCAAGGAGGTCGAGATCAACCCGCTGCTGACCAATCACGAGCGGATCCTCGCGCTCGACGCCCGCGTGGTGCTGCACCCGCCGGGCACCGAGCCGGCCTCGCTGCCCAAGCTGGCCATCCGCCCGTATCCACAGCAATATGTTAGCACGTGGAAGATGGAGGACGGCTCGGACGTGATCCTCCGCCCCATCCGGCCGGAGGATGAACCGATGATGGTGAACCTGCACCACGACCTGTCCGAACAGAGCGTGTATTTCCGATACATCCAGAACCTCTCGCTCGAGCACCGGACCGACCACCGCCGGCTCGCGCGGCTCTGTTTCATCGACTACGACCGCGAGATCGCCTTCGTCGCCGAACACCAGAACCCGGCGACGAACCGGGCCGAAATCGTGGCCGCCGCGCGCCTGAGCCGCAACCCGGATCCCGTCGAGGCCGAGGTCTCCATCCTCGTCCACGACGACTACCAGCAACGCGGCGTGGGCACCGAACTGCTGCGCCGGCTCCTCGACGCCGGCCGCGCCGAAGGGCTCCAGCGCGTGACCGGCCAGACCCTGCCGGAAAACCACGGTATGCGCCGGCTGTTCGAAAAACTGGGGTTCACGGTGAAATACCTGCCCGACGAGCGGATCGTCCAGGCGGAACGACACCTGTGATGTCCATCCGAAAGGCCGCGCAACCCGCGGATGCCACCATCCAACCGTACAGGTAACACCATAAATCGCGTGCACCCGGTCCCGATCGTATTCCATCCCGACTACCTGAAGTACTGTTTCGGGCCGGGGCATCCGTTCAGCCCGAAGCGGCAGGAGGCCCTGATCGACCTGTTCGAGGCGTTCGGCTATCCGCTGGAAACGACGCCTCCTCCGCCGGCGACCGACGCGGATCTGCTCCGCATCCATACGCAGGACTACCTCAACGCCGTCGCCTCGGCGTCCGTGCTGGCATGGACGCCCGGGGCAGCCCGCTTCGGACTCGATACCGATGACGTGCCCATCTTCCCGGGCATGGACGAGGCGGCGCGCGCGATCGTCGGCGGCACCCTGGAGGCGGCGCGGATGGTGGCAGATGGCGAGGCGGACCGCGTGCTCCAGCTCGGAGGTGGGCTCCACCATGCCTTCCCGTCGCGCGCGGCCGGCTTCTGCGTGTACAACGACCTCGCGGTGGCGATCGCGATGCTCGGCGAACGCGGGCTCCGGGTAGCGTATGTCGACATCGACGTCCATCACGGCGACGGCGTGCAGTGGGTGTTCTACCGGCAACCCAACGTACTCACCATCAGCCTGCACGAGTCCGGCGAGTTCCTCTTCCCCGGTACGGGCATGGAAAACGAGCGGGGCGTCGGCGAGGGGGTCGGCACGGCGGTGAATGTCCCGTTCGCGCCGGATACCACGCCGGCGGAGTACCTCGCCCGTTTCGAGGCCGTCGTCCCCGCGGCGCTGGAAGCGTTTCGACCCGACCTGCTGATCGTCGAGGCCGGCGCCGACGCCCACGTCAAGGATCCCCTCGCCCATCTCTCCCTCACGACCCACACCTTCGAGCGGCTGTACCGGCTGCTCCTCGACTACGCGGACCGGTATGCCGGCGGCCGCTCCGTGTTCACCCTCGGCGGCGGGTACGACCTCGACGCCGCGGTCCGCTGCTGGGCGATCCTGATCCACGTCCTGCAGGAACGCCCGCTGCCCGAGCGGATGCCGGCGGCGTGGCTGAAACGATGGGAACCGGCGTATCCGCCGGGACTAACACGCTCGGTACATGACCCATGAACCGACTTCCACCGGCATGATGTAACCCGATACGGTTTGTTGATCAAACAGCAATTACCACGTGTCGACCGGCACGACATGAGACAGGCATGGCGTCGACACACCCCATCATCAACAGTCCATGTCGATCTATGAAAAGCATGTTCCGATGCAGCGCCGGCGTGATCATGCTGGCATGTTACGCCCTTTTCAGCACGGGATGCGACGCCGAAGACCCCGATGAGGGCACGCTGAAGGCCATCGCGTTTGCACCGGGCGGGACATTGCGCTATCAGACCACCCTGACGACAACCGTTACTGGCTTCGACGGCGTCGTACGCTCCACGTCGAGCGACATCGACACGTTTGCGGTAAACGTCTCGCCGACTTCCGAAGACATCCCCGGCATCCCCAACACCCTGCAGCTCGACCTGTTCGACCCTGCCGAGCCGGCACTGAGGGACGCGGTCTGGTACATCCAGAATGACAGCCAACTCGTGGAAGTCGCGTACCGTAACGGCGAAACCGGTGCTCCGGCCCTCGGCATCAAGCGCTCGCCGGCGTTCGAACGGTTTGTAACGGCGTGGCGAACGGTGGAAGGCCGGGTTGCCGGCACACCGGGGGACATCCAGATACGCGCCGATCCGCGCGTCGTCGTCACGTTTCCGCTGGAGATCGGGTCGCGGTGGACATCCTTCACGGATCCCTGGCTACAGGTCCGAGAAGCCCTGAGAGAGGAACCGCTGGACGTGCCGGCGGGAACGTTCGACTGCGTGGTCGTCGAAACAATCACCATGGAAGACAACCCGGAGAACGGACACTTCACGGATCATGTCACCTCGGCCGGCCTGGTCCAGCGCGTCTATCAGTACGATTCCGACGCACGCGACGCGGAGAATCAGCTGATAGGCACGCTGTTCTTCGAGACCCGGTTTGTGCTGATCGGCCGGGACCGCTAGGGATCGTCGCAGTGCCGACCACCCTCCTGGCCAGGCCGGAGCCGTACGATGAGCCCGAGAACGCCACGTTTCCCTGAACTCCCCATCGACAGCGCGCTACCCGGCCTGCTCGCCTCTCTCGGCGACGAAGCCAGCTGCGTGCTCCAGGCGCCGCCGGGGGCGGGCAAGACGACGCATGTCCCCCTCGCCCTGCTGGATGCGCCCTGGCTTGCCGGCCAGCGCATCGTCCTGCTCGAGCCGCGCCGGCTCGCCGCCCGCGCGGCAGCCTACCGTATGGCGGACTTGCTGGGGGAAGATGCCGGACGCACCGTCGGCTACCGGATGCGGCAGGAGACCCGCGTGAGCCGGCACACCCGCATCGAGGTCGTCACCGAGGGCGTCCTCACCCGCATGCTGCTCGACGACCCGTCGCTCGAAGGCATCGGCATCGTGATCTTCGACGAGTTTCACGAACGCAGCCTGCCCGCCGACGCCGGCCTCGCGTTTTGCCGGCAGACGCAGGACGTGCTCCGCCCCGACCTGCGGCTCCTCGTGATGTCCGCCACCCTCGACGCCGACGCCCTGGCCCAGCACCTCGGGGAGGTCCCGGTCGTGCGCAGCGAGGGCCGGATGCACCCGGTCGAGACCCACTACCTGGGCCACGCCCTGCGCGGCCTCCGCCCGGAAAACCCCACGGCTGAGGCCGTCCGCCGGGCGCTGCGCGAAACCGAGGGCGACATCCTCGTCTTCCTCCCCGGCACCGCCGAGATCCGGCGCACGCTCGACCTGCTGACCGACGCCGGCGCCGCGGTGGACGTGCTCCCCCTGTTTGGCGACCTGACGCGCGAGGAGCAGGACCGGGCCCTGAAGCCGGCCGCGTCGGGCCGGCGCAAGGTCATCCTCGCGACCTCTATCGCGGAGACCAGCCTCACGATCGACGGCGTCCGCGTCGTCGTCGACGCCGGCCTGATGCGGGTGCCTCGCTTCGACGCCTCTTCGGGGATGA
This sequence is a window from Rhodothermales bacterium. Protein-coding genes within it:
- a CDS encoding acetoin utilization protein AcuC, with protein sequence MHPVPIVFHPDYLKYCFGPGHPFSPKRQEALIDLFEAFGYPLETTPPPPATDADLLRIHTQDYLNAVASASVLAWTPGAARFGLDTDDVPIFPGMDEAARAIVGGTLEAARMVADGEADRVLQLGGGLHHAFPSRAAGFCVYNDLAVAIAMLGERGLRVAYVDIDVHHGDGVQWVFYRQPNVLTISLHESGEFLFPGTGMENERGVGEGVGTAVNVPFAPDTTPAEYLARFEAVVPAALEAFRPDLLIVEAGADAHVKDPLAHLSLTTHTFERLYRLLLDYADRYAGGRSVFTLGGGYDLDAAVRCWAILIHVLQERPLPERMPAAWLKRWEPAYPPGLTRSVHDP
- a CDS encoding bifunctional acetate--CoA ligase family protein/GNAT family N-acetyltransferase, whose protein sequence is MDISSAPSLAELTSRDPSHDVLRHEPRSLKPLFEPRSVAVIGATEKPHTVGRTLLWNLISSPFGGTVYPVNPKRPSILGIKAYPTVADVPEQVDLAVIATPAHTVPDVMRECAAAGVKGAIIISAGFKERGPEGVALETEVMDIARRGRMRLIGPNCLGVMHPPTGLNATFASATALPGSVGFISQSGALCTSILDWSFQENVGFSAFISVGSMLDVGWGDLIYYLGEDPKTRSIVIYMESIGDPRSFMSAAREVALSKPIIVIKAGRTEEASKAASSHTGALTGSDEVLDAAFRRCGVLRVDRISDLFFMSEILSKQPPPKGPRLTIVTNAGGPGVLATDALLTSGGKLASLSDAGIERLNKVLPETWSHANPIDLIGDASPQRYSDTLKILADEKDSDGILVILSPQAMTSPTETAREIRDLMHASKLPTLASWMGGESIEQGEKMLNEVGIPTFNYPDTAARMFSYMWQHAYRLAALYETPDFPVHPGEAPPAFDAANALIASVHADGRALLNEYESKQLLAAYGIPTVPTVLALDADAAVAHAETLGYPVVLKLLSNTITHKTDVGGVRLNLGAEAQVREAFEAIRTAVTTHYSAGDFLGVTVQPMIPLDGYELIVGSTMDPQFGPVMLFGTGGSLVEVFKDRALGLPPLNTTLARRIMERTKIYRALEGVRGRPPVDRGALERLMVRFSQLVVENRLIKEVEINPLLTNHERILALDARVVLHPPGTEPASLPKLAIRPYPQQYVSTWKMEDGSDVILRPIRPEDEPMMVNLHHDLSEQSVYFRYIQNLSLEHRTDHRRLARLCFIDYDREIAFVAEHQNPATNRAEIVAAARLSRNPDPVEAEVSILVHDDYQQRGVGTELLRRLLDAGRAEGLQRVTGQTLPENHGMRRLFEKLGFTVKYLPDERIVQAERHL